A single genomic interval of Asinibacterium sp. OR53 harbors:
- the metX gene encoding homoserine O-acetyltransferase has product MNVFNYPQPFTLENGVVLPELQIAYHTYGKLNADGSNVVWVCHALTANSDCVDWWKGLIGPSCLIDPEEYFIVCANILGSCYGTTGPTSINPKTGAPYYSDFPTVTIRDMVKAHILLREALGIEKIGLLMGGSMGGYQVLEWCMMEPRRIEKSFLIATSPSESAWGVAVHTAQRLAIEADNTWRNHDAHAGAQGLKAARAIGMLTYRNYGIFQDTQTDPDPEKIDHFRASSYIQYQGEKLAKRFNAFSYWLLTKSMDSHHLARGRGGDLISALNTIQQPTLIIGIDSDILCPLAEQRFMAEHIPHASLIEIGSSYGHDGFIIEAKQITEHLSHWLKRC; this is encoded by the coding sequence ATGAATGTGTTTAACTACCCCCAGCCCTTTACGCTCGAAAACGGAGTCGTTTTGCCCGAATTGCAGATTGCTTACCACACATATGGCAAGCTGAATGCCGATGGAAGCAATGTGGTATGGGTTTGTCATGCACTGACGGCTAATTCGGATTGTGTTGATTGGTGGAAGGGATTGATAGGTCCTTCCTGCCTCATCGACCCGGAGGAATACTTTATTGTTTGCGCCAATATATTAGGCTCCTGCTACGGAACCACCGGTCCAACAAGTATCAACCCCAAAACAGGAGCGCCTTATTATTCCGATTTTCCCACCGTTACCATCCGCGATATGGTAAAAGCCCATATCCTGCTGCGGGAAGCCCTGGGCATTGAAAAGATCGGTTTACTGATGGGCGGCAGCATGGGCGGTTACCAGGTGTTGGAATGGTGTATGATGGAACCCCGCAGGATCGAAAAATCCTTCCTGATTGCCACATCGCCTTCGGAAAGTGCCTGGGGCGTGGCAGTACATACAGCGCAACGGCTGGCGATTGAAGCCGATAATACCTGGCGCAACCACGATGCACATGCAGGTGCACAGGGACTCAAAGCCGCAAGGGCCATCGGCATGCTCACCTACCGCAACTATGGCATTTTCCAGGATACACAAACGGATCCCGACCCGGAGAAAATCGATCATTTCAGGGCTTCTTCCTATATCCAATACCAGGGCGAAAAACTGGCGAAGCGCTTCAATGCGTTCAGTTACTGGCTGCTGACCAAATCGATGGACAGTCACCACCTGGCCAGGGGAAGGGGCGGCGATCTGATCAGCGCATTGAATACCATTCAACAACCAACATTGATCATTGGTATCGATAGTGATATACTTTGTCCGTTGGCAGAGCAAAGATTCATGGCCGAACACATTCCGCATGCATCATTGATAGAGATCGGCTCTTCTTACGGACACGATGGCTTTATTATTGAAGCGAAGCAGATCACGGAGCATTTAAGTCATTGGCTGAAGCGTTGCTAG
- a CDS encoding DUF6728 family protein produces the protein MGILRQLAEYLYIKKRDPKEPLTKWMKYMHGMNRISLIMFIIVLIIAIFKLLILPLLRH, from the coding sequence ATGGGCATCTTGCGGCAGTTGGCAGAATACCTCTATATCAAGAAAAGAGATCCGAAAGAACCACTCACCAAGTGGATGAAATATATGCATGGCATGAACCGCATATCGCTCATCATGTTCATCATAGTGCTGATCATTGCTATTTTCAAACTCCTGATCTTACCGTTATTGCGACACTAG
- the lpxB gene encoding lipid-A-disaccharide synthase: MKYYLIAGEASGDLHGSNLIKQLLQKDASADIRCWGGDLMQAAGATLVKHYRDLAFMGFAEVVMNLPTILGNIRFCKQDILAYRPDVLVLIDYPGFNLRIAHWAKKQGFKVVYYISPQVWAWKENRVKKMKQSIDKMLCILPFEKDYYRTKWNWAVDYVGHPLVEVVNRAIASRGGHSSEKKIIALLPGSRKQEISKKLPIMLEVAAHFPDYQFVVAQAPGQDESFYAPFLAPCSNVSVVRNETYSLLLQARAALVTSGTATLETALFGVPEVVCYKGSNISYQIAKQLIKIKYISLVNLIMDKPVVKELIQDDLTVPNLIRELRLLLTDERHLQILKEDYARLKALLSEGGNASEQAATIIHRFALVSQ, from the coding sequence ATGAAATACTATCTTATTGCAGGCGAAGCCAGTGGCGATCTGCACGGCAGCAACCTCATCAAACAATTATTACAAAAAGATGCTTCGGCCGATATCCGCTGTTGGGGAGGCGATCTCATGCAGGCTGCAGGGGCCACACTGGTCAAGCATTACCGTGACCTGGCATTCATGGGTTTTGCAGAAGTGGTTATGAACCTGCCTACGATCCTGGGTAATATCCGGTTCTGCAAACAGGATATCCTCGCTTATCGTCCCGATGTGCTGGTACTCATCGATTATCCCGGCTTCAACCTCCGCATCGCGCATTGGGCCAAAAAGCAGGGGTTCAAAGTGGTGTATTATATCTCGCCGCAGGTATGGGCATGGAAAGAGAACAGGGTGAAAAAGATGAAACAAAGCATCGACAAAATGCTTTGCATACTACCCTTTGAGAAAGATTATTACCGTACGAAATGGAACTGGGCCGTAGATTATGTAGGCCATCCATTGGTAGAAGTAGTGAACCGGGCCATTGCTTCCCGCGGTGGACACAGCAGCGAAAAAAAGATCATTGCTTTGTTGCCCGGAAGCCGCAAACAGGAGATCAGCAAGAAGCTTCCCATTATGCTGGAAGTGGCGGCCCATTTTCCGGATTACCAGTTTGTAGTAGCGCAGGCACCCGGACAGGATGAAAGTTTTTACGCCCCCTTCCTTGCTCCCTGTTCGAATGTATCGGTTGTTCGCAACGAAACTTATTCTTTGTTGTTGCAGGCCCGTGCCGCGCTGGTTACCAGTGGCACTGCTACTTTAGAAACTGCGCTCTTCGGCGTACCCGAAGTGGTTTGTTACAAAGGAAGCAATATCAGTTACCAGATCGCCAAACAGTTGATCAAAATAAAATACATTTCACTGGTGAACCTCATCATGGATAAACCAGTAGTGAAAGAACTCATACAGGATGATCTCACGGTTCCCAACCTCATCCGCGAACTTCGCCTGCTGCTGACCGATGAACGGCATCTGCAAATATTAAAAGAAGATTATGCCAGGCTGAAAGCATTGTTGTCTGAAGGAGGCAACGCTTCGGAACAAGCTGCTACCATCATACACCGGTTTGCGCTAGTGTCGCAATAA
- a CDS encoding BlaI/MecI/CopY family transcriptional regulator, with amino-acid sequence MRSLTKAEEQIMQSIWRLNKAFLKDIVEAQPEPRPHSNTVATIVKILVDKGFVGITPIGRVHQYYPLVSKEEYSSSYIRNMVEGYFEGSFSNAVSFMLKQKDISVKELELLLQQLKNKKS; translated from the coding sequence ATGAGATCCTTAACAAAAGCAGAAGAACAGATCATGCAGAGCATCTGGCGGCTCAACAAAGCATTCCTCAAAGACATTGTGGAAGCACAGCCGGAACCACGGCCTCATTCCAATACGGTAGCCACCATTGTGAAAATACTGGTTGATAAAGGCTTTGTAGGCATTACGCCAATTGGCAGGGTACACCAGTATTATCCGCTGGTATCGAAAGAGGAGTACTCATCCAGTTATATCCGTAACATGGTGGAGGGCTACTTCGAAGGTTCTTTCAGCAACGCTGTTTCTTTTATGTTGAAACAGAAAGATATCAGTGTGAAAGAATTGGAGTTACTGCTGCAACAGCTCAAAAATAAAAAATCATAA